The Nitrospirota bacterium nucleotide sequence TACAACCGGGAGAAATCCGAGAGACCGTAAGCATATTGAAGAACTCAGGCTTATCTACAGTCTCGGGATTCCGATCGAGACGCATCTGCTCATGAGCGCAAGCAGCGACGACGATTTTCTTGTGCAGGCCTATCGCCAGTATAAAAAACTGCCTATCGACTGTATCGCCTTTACCAAGACGGATGAGGCGGTAAAATACGGCTCTATGTATAATCTTGCAAGCCTGTACCAAAAGCCGGTAGCCTATATAACGACAGGTCAGAGTGTGCCTGCTGATATTGAGTTCCCCAACAGCGAGCGGTTGGCAACCATGATTCTCCAAAGCGAGGTCGCAAGTGACGGATAAAATGAAGCAGAAGCAGATAAAGACCATTACGGTCACAAGCGGCAAGGGCGGTGTCGGCAAATCAAATGTGGTAGCAAACCTGGCGATAGCCCTTTCCCGCGCCGGCAAGAAGGTGATGATTATCGATGCCGACCTTGGCCTGAGCAATATTGATGTTATCTTTGATCTGGCCCCGAAATATACGATACAGCATATCCTCAGCGGAGAAAAAAGGCTTGCCGAGGTGCTCGCGGAGGGGCCGCACGGCATCAAGATCCTCGCGGCAAGTTCCGGTGTGCAGGAACTGACCGGGCTTGACGAGTTTCAGCGGCTGAGGCTGATTGAAGAGTTCGAGGCCTATGACGCGGATATCGATGTCCTGCTTATCGACACCGGCGCAGGCATTTCCGAGAATGTTGCGTTCTTCTGCATTGCTGCGCAGGAGATCATTGTTGTCACCTCACCGGAGCCGACCGCTTTGACCGATGCCTATGCGCTCATTAAGGTGCTCAACACGCAGTATCAGGAAAAGGATTTCAATATACTGGTAAATTCTGCGCGGAATGCCGAGGATGCCTTTGAGGTCTTCAGGCGACTCTCGGTTGCTGCGGAGAAGTTTCTGAGCCTGTCTCTCGATTACCTCGGTTTTCTGCCCTACGATGATGCTGTCCCCAAGGCTGTTCGGCAGCAGAAGGCCTTCATTGATGAGTATCCGAACTGCAAGGCTTCGGATAACATCCGCATCATCGCATCAAAGGTATTAGAGGAGGGGAGCCCGACCAAGGTCAAGGGATCGCTTCAGCTTTTCTTCGGCAATATGCTCAGGAAAGAGACGATTGTTCAGAGTCCGTAGCAGGGCAAAGGGAGTTTTGTCTGTTTTCTGTTTCCGTCTTGAACAGGGACAGCTGCTTCTCATAAACTCCTCAGGTAAAATTTTAGGCCCTCCCATCGGCACTGATGCACAGTTATGAATCAGTGAATTAAATTCATGCGTTAGAACCATTAGGTTATAATAATTGCGATATAGCAGCAGCTGATACCATATTTTGCATCCGGGGGATTCAAAGAATGGCTGGATACGAACCAGCATTTACCGAGGAAGATAAAGAAAAGATCATCAGGGACTTTCTCCCCTTTGTCAAATATACGGCGAGCCGTCTGTCATGGCGGCTTCCGCCGCAGCTGACCATCGATGACCTGATCAGCACCGGACTTATGGGCCTTCTTGATGCGCTCGAACGGTTTGAACCGGGCAGGGTCAAGCTCAAGACTTATGCCGAGTTCAGGATAAAGGGGGCCATGCTCGATGAACTCAGGGCCATGGACTGGGTGCCGCGCTCCACAAAAAAGAAGATCAGCGATATCAGGAATGCCAACAGCAGACTCGAACGAGAACTCGGCAGAGAGCCTGAGGACGAAGAAGTGGCCGCCATACTCGAACTCGAACTCGACGAATATTACGGCACGCTGCAGGAGGCTAGCGGCTCTATATCCCTGCGCTTTGAGGATTTTGAAGAGAATGCCGGCGAAGGCCTTAATATCATGGAATGTATCGCTGATGAGCGCGAGAAAAGCCCTCTTGCCCTTCTTGAGGAATCGGACCAGAAGAAAGTCCTTGCACGCTTCATAACCCAACTGCCTGAAAAGGAAAAATTGCTTCTTTCACTCTATTACTGGGATGAGTTGACCATGAAAGAGATTGGCAAAGTCATGAATTTGACGGAGGGGCGTGTCTGCCAGCTTCATACGCAGGCACTGATACGACTGAAAGCCAAAGTATCTATTGAATTTTCTTCTAAAGAAAAGTAAATAAGGGGCCGATAAGAACAATTATGAAAACCACTATACGTTTGCCCAGATTGCTGAAGGACATAAGCAGTGAAGATATCTCAAAAAAAAGGACTGCGGCAGAACTTCTTGCTGCCGGCGACGAGAGGGCAATCTATCCGCTGCTGAGGGCTCTGCGTGACGAAAACCCCGGTGTGCAGGACGTTGCCATGCGTTCTCTCATTGCCATTGGCGGCGAGGTCACCGCTTACATGGTCCTTCCGCTTCTGAGAGAAGATTCATATCTGCGCAATACGGCGATTATTATGCTCAGGGAGATTGGTGCGCCAACCGTGCCTCTCCTCTATTCCCTGCTTAAGGACAAGGACGATGATGTACGAAAATTCGCCCTTGATTTACTGATCGATATTAATCAGGACGTTGATGCTGCCAGGATACTCCCCCTGCTCAAGGA carries:
- a CDS encoding FliA/WhiG family RNA polymerase sigma factor, whose product is MAGYEPAFTEEDKEKIIRDFLPFVKYTASRLSWRLPPQLTIDDLISTGLMGLLDALERFEPGRVKLKTYAEFRIKGAMLDELRAMDWVPRSTKKKISDIRNANSRLERELGREPEDEEVAAILELELDEYYGTLQEASGSISLRFEDFEENAGEGLNIMECIADEREKSPLALLEESDQKKVLARFITQLPEKEKLLLSLYYWDELTMKEIGKVMNLTEGRVCQLHTQALIRLKAKVSIEFSSKEK
- a CDS encoding MinD/ParA family protein, producing MKQKQIKTITVTSGKGGVGKSNVVANLAIALSRAGKKVMIIDADLGLSNIDVIFDLAPKYTIQHILSGEKRLAEVLAEGPHGIKILAASSGVQELTGLDEFQRLRLIEEFEAYDADIDVLLIDTGAGISENVAFFCIAAQEIIVVTSPEPTALTDAYALIKVLNTQYQEKDFNILVNSARNAEDAFEVFRRLSVAAEKFLSLSLDYLGFLPYDDAVPKAVRQQKAFIDEYPNCKASDNIRIIASKVLEEGSPTKVKGSLQLFFGNMLRKETIVQSP